One genomic segment of Rhizobium gallicum bv. gallicum R602sp includes these proteins:
- a CDS encoding J domain-containing protein, whose product MIDPYILLGLDRDAGEQAIRSAWRKAAKTAHPDSGGDAEHFGRLQTAYELLKDPVRRRVYDDTGYDPQLADPKDLEGVLMLEKLVNDVILDEREPGSFDAVAAMRRKLSDDIVKNRFHILELERHRNRVRQHIDRLGRRPETDVLGSMLRARSQSITDAIRKAEGQIEAIEHAYQMLEGYSYEVEMVAMVTVTERRGEAAE is encoded by the coding sequence TTGATCGATCCCTATATTTTGCTTGGACTTGACCGCGACGCCGGCGAGCAGGCGATCCGAAGCGCCTGGCGAAAGGCCGCCAAGACCGCGCATCCCGACTCGGGCGGCGATGCGGAGCATTTCGGCCGGTTGCAGACCGCCTACGAACTCTTGAAGGACCCGGTGCGCCGCCGCGTCTACGACGACACCGGCTACGATCCGCAGCTTGCCGACCCCAAGGACCTCGAAGGCGTGCTGATGCTGGAAAAGCTCGTCAACGACGTCATCCTCGACGAGCGCGAGCCCGGTAGCTTCGACGCGGTGGCGGCCATGCGCAGAAAACTCTCCGACGACATCGTCAAGAACCGCTTCCACATCCTGGAGCTCGAGCGCCACCGCAACCGCGTGCGCCAGCACATCGACCGCCTCGGCCGTCGCCCGGAAACCGACGTGCTCGGCTCCATGCTGCGCGCCCGCAGCCAGTCGATCACCGACGCCATCCGCAAGGCGGAAGGCCAGATCGAGGCGATCGAGCATGCCTATCAGATGCTCGAGGGGTATTCCTACGAGGTGGAAATGGTGGCGATGGTGACGGTGACGGAGCGGCGGGGGGAGGCTGCGGAGTAG
- a CDS encoding cold-shock protein codes for MATKGVVKFFNQDKGFGFITPDGGAKDVFVHISALQASGIQSLREGQQVTFDTEPDRMGKGPKAVNISAN; via the coding sequence ATGGCCACCAAAGGCGTCGTAAAATTCTTCAACCAGGACAAGGGTTTTGGTTTCATCACTCCTGACGGCGGTGCAAAGGACGTATTCGTCCACATCTCCGCTCTCCAGGCATCCGGCATCCAGTCGCTGCGCGAAGGCCAGCAGGTCACTTTCGACACCGAGCCGGACCGCATGGGCAAGGGCCCGAAGGCCGTCAACATCTCGGCCAACTGA
- the dusA gene encoding tRNA dihydrouridine(20/20a) synthase DusA: MTELTRRPSAQGKSHYSNGRVLAVAPMIDWTDRHCRYFHRQISRNALLYTEMVVADAIIHGPRERLLSFNIDEHPVALQLGGSDPVKLAEALRIAGPYGYDEINLNVGCPSDRVQSGTFGACLMLTPEVVADCVRAMKAVSKVPVTVKCRIGVDEQEPEEALPELLARVLDAGADAVWIHARKAWLKGLSPKENREIPPLDYGIVYRMKERWPEVFIGINGGIQTLDEAAAHLEHVDGVMLGRAAYQNAGILADLDHRFFGTAAAEPDWDGLRDRMMAYAVRHIESGGRLQHVARHMVGLFTGIPGARRYRQILSSDAAKAGAGPEVIAAAFAAVDFSGAKEALSA; this comes from the coding sequence ATGACGGAACTTACCAGAAGGCCTTCAGCACAAGGAAAATCCCACTATTCCAATGGCCGCGTGCTCGCGGTCGCACCCATGATTGACTGGACCGATCGCCATTGTCGGTATTTCCACCGGCAGATCAGCCGGAACGCCTTGCTCTATACCGAAATGGTTGTGGCGGACGCGATCATTCACGGGCCGCGGGAGAGGCTGCTGTCGTTTAATATTGACGAGCATCCGGTAGCGCTGCAGCTCGGCGGATCGGATCCGGTGAAACTTGCCGAGGCGCTGCGGATCGCCGGACCCTACGGCTACGACGAGATCAACCTCAATGTCGGCTGTCCTTCGGACCGGGTGCAATCGGGAACCTTCGGGGCCTGTCTGATGCTGACCCCGGAGGTGGTGGCGGATTGCGTTAGGGCCATGAAGGCAGTCTCCAAGGTACCGGTCACGGTAAAATGCCGGATCGGCGTGGACGAGCAGGAGCCGGAAGAGGCACTGCCGGAACTGTTGGCGCGGGTGCTGGACGCAGGTGCCGATGCCGTGTGGATCCATGCGCGCAAGGCCTGGCTTAAAGGGTTGAGCCCGAAGGAGAACCGCGAGATCCCACCGCTCGACTACGGCATCGTCTATCGCATGAAGGAGCGGTGGCCGGAGGTCTTTATCGGTATCAACGGCGGCATCCAGACGCTGGACGAGGCAGCGGCGCATCTGGAGCATGTCGATGGCGTGATGCTGGGGCGGGCGGCCTATCAGAATGCGGGGATCTTGGCGGATCTCGACCACCGCTTCTTCGGCACTGCGGCGGCCGAGCCGGACTGGGACGGGCTGCGCGACCGCATGATGGCCTATGCCGTGCGGCATATCGAAAGCGGCGGGCGGCTGCAGCATGTGGCGCGGCATATGGTCGGGCTCTTCACCGGGATCCCGGGCGCAAGGCGTTACCGGCAGATTCTGTCGAGCGATGCGGCAAAGGCAGGCGCCGGGCCGGAGGTGATTGCGGCCGCGTTTGCGGCGGTGGATTTTTCCGGTGCCAAGGAGGCGCTGAGCGCCTGA
- a CDS encoding VOC family protein translates to MNLQKIYTALLTADLAAAEVWYTKLLGHGPDYRPMDTLVQWELFDQGGLALSTDDEIAGRGVIFLIVDDVAAERRRLQGLGIVLGDDIEGDYSTLAQVRDPDGNLLTLATPPSRPYPLA, encoded by the coding sequence ATGAACCTGCAGAAGATCTACACCGCATTGCTCACCGCAGACCTTGCGGCGGCCGAAGTCTGGTATACGAAGCTGCTTGGTCATGGACCGGATTATCGGCCAATGGACACGCTGGTGCAGTGGGAGCTCTTCGATCAGGGCGGGTTAGCGCTTTCAACCGACGACGAGATCGCCGGCAGGGGCGTGATTTTCCTTATCGTCGATGATGTTGCGGCCGAGCGCCGCAGACTGCAGGGCCTGGGGATCGTGCTCGGGGACGACATTGAGGGCGACTACTCCACCCTGGCGCAGGTGCGTGATCCTGACGGCAACCTGCTCACGCTAGCGACGCCGCCCTCGCGGCCCTACCCGCTTGCATGA
- a CDS encoding Pycsar system effector family protein translates to MRSGPSTEDISVEYFDHIKKINDIFYDQIKISDQKAAYIFTFMLAFLVSSSDVRSVFTLERYVNGYQQSMLFSVLLATASVFSIISAILVVLPRHVNKSTSLFWGSWGKHRHRFWDAAQRRDEIYLFNEYLNNADILSAIARGKYRCVTFAFRGLMVTVIAYVLLLIAA, encoded by the coding sequence ATGAGGAGTGGGCCTTCGACTGAGGATATCAGCGTAGAGTATTTTGATCATATAAAGAAAATTAACGATATATTCTACGACCAGATTAAGATTTCTGACCAGAAAGCCGCGTATATTTTTACTTTTATGCTCGCATTCTTGGTGAGCTCAAGCGATGTTCGCAGCGTCTTTACCTTGGAACGCTATGTAAACGGCTATCAGCAAAGCATGCTTTTCTCGGTATTGCTTGCCACGGCCTCGGTCTTTTCAATCATATCGGCCATCCTCGTAGTGCTGCCGCGCCACGTGAACAAGTCGACCTCCCTGTTCTGGGGCTCCTGGGGCAAGCACCGCCATCGCTTCTGGGATGCCGCGCAGCGGCGGGACGAGATCTATCTTTTCAACGAGTACCTGAACAATGCCGATATTCTCTCGGCCATCGCGCGTGGAAAGTACCGCTGCGTGACCTTCGCCTTCCGCGGGCTAATGGTGACCGTCATCGCCTATGTGCTCCTGCTCATTGCGGCCTAA